One stretch of Cedecea neteri DNA includes these proteins:
- the wecG gene encoding lipopolysaccharide N-acetylmannosaminouronosyltransferase, giving the protein MNNSTEAPSYNIRGLNLLGWRDMQHALDYLYAGGNLRQGTLVAINAEKVLTAEDDEQIRGLIAAAEYKYADGISVVRSIRKKYPEAVVNRVAGADLWEALMQRAGQEGTPVFLVGGKPEVLAQTEAKLRQLWQVNIVGSQDGYFTDEQRQALFERIRDSGAAIVTVAMGSPRQEILMQACRKVHPQALYMGVGGTYDVFTGRVKRAPKVWQNLGLEWLYRLLSQPTRIKRQLRLLRYQRWHLTGKL; this is encoded by the coding sequence ATGAACAACTCTACTGAAGCCCCTTCCTATAACATCCGTGGCCTGAACCTGCTGGGGTGGCGAGATATGCAGCATGCGCTGGATTATCTCTATGCGGGGGGCAACTTGCGTCAGGGCACGTTAGTGGCAATCAATGCCGAAAAAGTCCTTACGGCCGAAGATGATGAGCAAATCCGTGGCCTTATTGCCGCGGCGGAATATAAATATGCCGACGGAATCAGCGTTGTTCGCTCTATCCGTAAAAAATACCCAGAGGCCGTAGTGAACCGCGTAGCCGGTGCCGATCTGTGGGAGGCCTTGATGCAGCGGGCCGGTCAGGAAGGTACTCCGGTGTTTTTGGTCGGCGGAAAGCCCGAGGTTCTGGCCCAGACTGAGGCTAAATTACGCCAGCTTTGGCAGGTCAATATCGTCGGCAGTCAGGATGGATATTTTACGGACGAGCAGCGGCAGGCATTGTTTGAGCGCATTCGTGATAGCGGCGCCGCGATTGTCACGGTGGCGATGGGATCTCCGCGCCAGGAGATCCTGATGCAGGCGTGCCGAAAAGTGCATCCTCAGGCGCTTTATATGGGCGTTGGCGGCACGTATGACGTCTTTACCGGACGCGTAAAGCGAGCGCCAAAGGTCTGGCAAAATCTCGGCCTGGAGTGGCTATATCGCCTGCTTTCACAGCCGACCCGCATTAAACGGCAGCTGCGGCTGCTGCGCTATCAGCGCTGGCATTTGACCGGCAAGCTATAA